The proteins below are encoded in one region of Caldisalinibacter kiritimatiensis:
- a CDS encoding UPF0175 family protein, whose product MAIDEEYLRVNLKNDFKEVFKADSEKYLHENIKISLAIAAFIEKRVTLARAAELADKNLSEFIKILTRYQIPWMEYTEDTFLQDEKTLEELRGIEND is encoded by the coding sequence ATGGCTATAGATGAGGAGTATTTAAGGGTTAATCTTAAAAATGATTTCAAAGAAGTTTTTAAAGCCGACTCAGAAAAGTATTTGCATGAGAATATAAAGATATCCTTGGCAATAGCTGCTTTTATAGAAAAAAGAGTTACTCTTGCAAGAGCAGCGGAGTTAGCAGATAAAAATCTTTCAGAGTTTATAAAAATATTAACAAGATATCAAATACCTTGGATGGAGTACACGGAAGATACGTTTTTACAAGATGAAAAAACATTAGAAGAATTAAGAGGGATTGAAAATGACTAA
- a CDS encoding DUF3368 domain-containing protein: MTKIVSNSSPIIGLSMIGLLHLLWKMFHPYIPKAVYDEIVNNQSEHCYGKEELKIAVEKGNIKIYEVKDKSLVDKLYGTLHKGEIETVIAAKEMGLTYVLIDEKAARNFATSFFLKPIGILGLLQRAKELGYIEKLKPYLDTLRRNGFRISDKLYYLLLKRVNE, from the coding sequence ATGACTAAGATTGTAAGCAATTCAAGTCCAATTATAGGGCTATCCATGATAGGGTTATTACATTTGCTTTGGAAAATGTTTCACCCTTATATTCCAAAAGCAGTTTATGATGAAATTGTTAATAATCAAAGTGAACACTGTTATGGAAAAGAAGAGCTAAAAATAGCAGTAGAAAAAGGTAATATAAAAATATATGAGGTTAAGGATAAAAGTTTAGTTGATAAATTATATGGGACTCTTCATAAGGGAGAGATTGAAACAGTTATTGCTGCTAAAGAAATGGGTCTTACCTATGTATTGATTGATGAAAAAGCAGCAAGAAACTTTGCAACATCTTTTTTCTTAAAACCAATTGGAATATTAGGTTTACTTCAAAGGGCAAAAGAATTAGGTTATATAGAAAAGCTTAAACCTTATTTAGATACTCTTAGAAGAAACGGATTTAGAATATCAGATAAATTATATTACTTATTATTAAAAAGAGTTAATGAATAA